Proteins encoded in a region of the Lepeophtheirus salmonis chromosome 6, UVic_Lsal_1.4, whole genome shotgun sequence genome:
- the LOC121119419 gene encoding uncharacterized protein translates to MKIHREKNKNELQDQNDSLFPDILLPNDFMSFIDPNSFATSSNEIDDIVGSLGEFPNCCWKSSISDLIEELDFTKTDSKNHNRRGSKQANKTPYKIQRRYFCNITGCGKAYAKSSHLKAHKRVHSGERPYICHWNQCSWKFSRSDELKRHIRRHTGIKPYSCEVCSRSFSRSDHLSLHSRRHT, encoded by the exons ATGAAGATTCATcgtgaaaaaaataagaacgaACTACAAGACCAGAATGATTCTCTGTTTCCTGATATCCTTTTACCCAACGATTTTATG TCATTTATCGATCCAAACTCCTTCGCCACTTCATCAAATGAAATTGACGATATTGTTGGATCTTTAGGGGAGTTTCCAAATTGTTGTTGGAAGAGCTCCATTTCAGATCTAATTGAAGAGCTGGATTTCACAAAAACTGATTCAAAA AATCACAATAGACGTGGATCAAAGCAAGCAAATAAAACACCATACAAAATTCAAAGAAGGTACTTTTGCAATATCACTg gttgTGGTAAAGCCTATGCAAAGAGTTCCCACTTGAAGGCTCATAAGCGCGTACATTCTGGCGAACGACCATACATATGCCATTGGAACCAATGTTCTTGGAAATTTTCTAGGTCAGATGAGCTTAAGAGACACATTAGGCGCCACACGGGTATAAAACCTTATTCTTGCGAAGTTTGCTCAAGGTCCTTTTCCCGCTCTGATCATCTCTCTCTTCATTCACGAAGGCATACTTAA
- the LOC121120899 gene encoding uncharacterized protein, producing MNQRGIFIYLPMLLSLSSGETKPESNIFYGGSHPIQPKFHHHHFSNPIPRLSHAHNSPLSHPHPHQTHDSLGPLLNPLHSHGFPGQHSSPPHIGHDSLGPHPHPPHMHDSPRPHHHHHQEQRLQKVLPTNCKIEYDILTTQSCSPYSDEVCLTNNVESEEIEYEDVCIDVINKICERPHYHGRGLVKRHFPVTSVTVKHACTEVTNKHCSKSPKVKTISNPVESCHYVKKVRCKDLENKIPKTICKPVTTTKLLHTEEKEIEEAE from the exons ATGAATCAA agagGAATCTTCATTTACTTACCAATGTTACTGTCGTTATCCTCTGGAGAAACCAAACCAGagtcaaacattttttatggaGGATCTCATCCAATTCAGCCAAAATTCCACCATCACCATTTTTCCAATCCCATTCCTCGCCTTTCTCATGCCCATAATTCTCCATTGTCACATCCTCATCCTCACCAGACCCATGATTCTCTAGGGCCTCTTCTGAATCCTCTTCACAGCCATGGATTTCCAGGGCAACATTCTTCACCTCCACATATTGGCCATGATTCTCTAGGACCACATCCTCATCCTCCTCACATGCATGATTCGCCAAGGCCACATCACCATCATCATCAGGAGCAACGTCTTCAGAAAGTTCTTCcaacaaattgtaaaatagaGTATGATATCCTCACCACACAATCCTGTTCACCCTACTCAGATGAAGTTTGTCTTACAAATAATGTGGAGTCTGAAGAAATTGAATATGAGGATGTTTGtattgacgtcatcaataaaatatgtgaacGGCCTCACTATCATGGAAGAGGGTTGGTGAAAAGGCATTTCCCAGTTACATCTGTGACAGTTAAGCACGCCTGTACTGAAGTAACAAATAAGCATTGCTCAAAAAGTCCAAAAGTGAAGACAATTTCGAATCCCGTTGAATCATGCCACTATGTCAAAAAGGTTCGTTGCAAAGATCTAGAGAACAAAATACCCAAAACCATTTGTAAACCAGTTACAACTACCAAACTTCTTCATACTGAGGAAAAGGAGATTGAGGaggctgaataa
- the LOC121120023 gene encoding uncharacterized protein: MKKMSDLTEEALRRQKIKELERSFYQYGRGRNAFLVEPPGEIRNVSEYQMNHNTARRTANRSDKLAGLKKTFQPDVQSNTVPNEDGRTSKIEIIETISNKGTLSNFPKLAADLAGPDDEIVIRETELVFDEQPRPLQLVPQSSLIENVPDDTNTDDIFGSISRAVTARNRIKSQRVLRRNPDPLEGSPDTQNMNIQDHSGVSFIAALFQGSKETMMAKESEVEDGKDEDFLLALFISEPTTSRRAVIKDEEENIIGHFCARETPGFCQANFCIFHYHDKRNSS; the protein is encoded by the exons atgaagaaaatgtcGGACCTAACAGAAGAAGCACTTAGACGTCAGAAAATCAAAGAATTAGAAAGATCCTTTTATCAATATGGTCGAGGTCGTAATGCCTTTTTGGTAGAACCTCCGGGAGAAATACGCAATGTGAGTGAATACCAAATGAATCATAATACTGCAAGAAGGACTGCAAATAGATCTGATAAATTAGCGGGCTTGAAAAAGACATTCCAACCTGATGTTCAATCAAATACTGTGCCAAATGAGGATGGAAGAACGAGTAAGATTGAGA TTATTGAGACAATATCTAATAAAGGAACTCTGAGTAATTTCCCAAAGCTCGCTGCAGACTTGGCGGGGCCAGATGATGAGATCGTGATTCGTGAAACAGAGTTAGTTTTTGATGAACAGCCAAGGCCTCTACAACTTGTGCCGCAATCATCGTTAATTGAAAATGTTCCTGATGATACTAACACTGATGATATTTTCGGATCAATTTCAAGGGCAGTCACAGCACGCAATAGAATAAAAAGTCAAAGGGTTTTGAGAAGAAACCCGGATCCTTTAGAGGGTTCACCTGATacacaaaatatgaatatacaaGATCACTCTGGTGTATCATTTATAGCAGCCTTATTTCAGGGATCCAAGGAAACGATGATGGCTAAAGAAAGCGAGGTGGAGGATGGGAAGGATGAAGATTTCTTGTTGGCGTTATTTATTAGTGAGCCGACAACAAGTCGAAGAGCTGTTATAAAAGAtgaggaagaaaatattattgggCATTTTTGTGCAAGGGAAACCCCTGGATTCTGTCAAgccaatttttgtatatttcattatCATGACAAACGTaattcttcttaa
- the LOC121119611 gene encoding methylmalonyl-CoA mutase, mitochondrial, whose translation MRRYLELNKLWRRAYCMEYGSDLDPKWVELAKKQMKGKDPNSLRRWSAEGIQFKPIYTKDDLPPGIETELPGQYPFTRGPYPTMYAQRPWTIRQYAGFSTVEKSNAFYKANIKAGQQGLSVAFDLPTHTGYDSDNERVVGDVGMAGVAIDSVEDTKILFDGIPLDKMSVSMTMNGAVIPIMAMFIIAAEEQGVTQDKLTGTIQNDILKEFMVRNTYIYPPEPSMRIIGDIFAYTSENMPKFNSISISGYHIQEAGANATLEVAFTIADGIEYARTGIKAGLDIDEFAPRLSFFWGVGMNFYMEIAKFRAARRLWAHLMKEKFNPKKEKSLMLRTHSQTSGWSLTEQDPYNNIMRTCIEGMAAIFGGTQSLHTNSFDEALALPSVFSARLARNTQLILQEETGITNVIDPWAGSYMMESLTQDVYNEALKIIEECERMGGMAKAVASGWPKLKIEECAARRQANIDSSKEVIVGVNKYVLDKQDPIEVLSIDNEEVLAKQIKRIQETKANRNETVAQECLAALTTAAESGEGNILDLAVKAARARCTVGEITQAMEKVYGRHVASDRLVSGAYKSEYGESSEINVVMNKIEEFVEMEGRRPRLLVAKMGQDGHDRGAKVIASGFSDMGFDVDVGALFLTPKEVALQAVDSDVHVVGVSSLAAGHKALVPKLVECLREMNRPDILVICGGVIPPQDYDFLFKAGASAIFGPGTKLPIAALEVLNIITNHLDGAKAAKN comes from the exons ATGCGAAGATATCTAGAACTAAACAAGTTATGGAGAAGGGCCTATTGCATGGAATATGGGTCCGATCTGGATCCCAAATGGGTGGAGTTGGCCAAGAAGCAGATGAAAGGAAAGGATCCGAACTCTTTACGACGATGGTCTGCGGAAGGAATCCAATTCAAACCCATTTATACAAAAGATGATCTTCCACCCGGAATAGAAACGGAACTTCCGGGTCAGTACCCTTTTACTAGGGGTCCCTACCCTACAATGTACGCACAAAGACCTTGGACTATCCGTCAATACGCCGGATTCTCCACAGTAGAGAAATCAAATGCCTTCTACAAGGCAAATATTAAAGCGGGTCAGCAAGGGTTGAGTGTTGCTTTTGATCTTCCTACTCATACCGGCTATGATTCGGATAATGAGCGAGTGGTTGGAGATGTTGGTATGGCAGGTGTGGCCATTGACAGTGTGGAGGATACGAAAATTCTTTTTGATGGTATTCCACTGGATAAAATGAGTGTGTCTATGACTATGAATGGTGCTGTCATTCCCATTATGGCTATG tttattatcGCTGCTGAAGAACAAGGAGTCACTCAAGATAAACTCACTGGAACgattcaaaatgatattttgaaagaattcaTGGTGCGTAATACTTACATATATCCTCCGGAGCCTAGTATGAGAATTATTGGGGATATTTTTGCATATACCTCTGAAAACATGCCAAAATTTAACTCTATATCTATCTCGGGATATCATATACAAGAAGCAGGAGCTAATGCAACTCTCGAAGTCGCTTTTACTATTGCTGATGGGATTGAATACGCTAGGACTGGAATAAAGGCAGGATTGGATATCGATGAATTTGCTCCGAGACTTAGTTTCTTTTGGGGAGTTGGTATGAACTTTTATATGGAAATTGCTAAATTCAGAGCTGCTCGTCGTTTATGGGCCCATTTGATGAAGGAAAAATTTAatcctaaaaaagaaaagtctcTTATGCTTCGTACTCATAGTCAAACGTCTGGATGGTCTCTCACTGAACAGGATCCCTATAATAACATCATGAGAACTTGTATAGAAGGAATGGCAGCCATTTTTGGTGGTACTCAATCCCTTCATACGAATTCTTTTGATGAAGCCTTGGCTTTACCCTCTGTTTTCTCCGCACGTCTTGCAAGAAATACTCAACTTATTCTTCAAGAAGAAACAGGTATAACGAACGTTATTGATCCATGGGCTGGATCCTATATGATGGAGTCTCTAACTCAGGATGTTTATAACGAAGctctaaaaattattgaagaatgTGAAAGAATGGGAGGTATGGCCAAGGCAGTTGCTTCCGGTTGGCCAAAACTTAAAATCGAGGAATGTGCTGCTAGGAGACAGGCCAATATCGATTCTTCTAAGGAAGTAATTGTTGGtgtaaacaaatatgttttagatAAGCAAGATCCTATTGAAGTACTTTCCATTGATAATGAGGAGGTTCTTGCTAAACAAATCAAAAGAATTCAAGAGACAAAAGCCAATAGAAATGAAACCGTAGCTCAAGAGTGCCTTGCTGCCTTAACTACTGCAGCGGAATCTGGTGAAGGAAATATTCTGGACCTAGCTGTAAAAGCTGCTAGAGCTCGTTGCACTGTTGGTGAAATCACACAAGCCATGGAAAAGGTATATGGTCGGCATGTCGCGTCTGATCGATTAGTTTCCGGAGCCTACAAATCAGAATATGGCGAATCTTCAGAAATTAATGTTGTCATGAATAAAATTGAGGAGTTTGTTGAAATGGAGGGTCGACGACCCCGTTTGCTTGTTGCTAAAATGGGACAAGATGGACATGATCGTGGCGCTAAAGTCATTGCATCTGGGTTTTCAGACATGGGTTTTGATGTCGATGTTGGTGCTTTGTTTTTGACCCCTAAGGAAGTAGCTCTACAAGCCGTGGACAGTGATGTACATGTTGTTGGTGTGTCATCTCTAGCTGCTGGGCACAAAGCTCTTGTTCCTAAACTCGTTGAATGCCTCAGAGAAATGAACCGTCCAGACATTCTTGTTATTTGTGGCGGAGTCATCCCTCCTCAAGATTATGATTTCTTATTCAAAGCAGGGGCTAGTGCCATTTTTGGACCAGGTACAAAGCTTCCAATTGCTGCTCTTGAAGTGctcaatataattacaaatcatTTGGATGGTGCAAAGGCtgcaaaaaactaa